The following coding sequences are from one Mycobacterium bourgelatii window:
- a CDS encoding metal-dependent transcriptional regulator produces MNDLVDTTEMYLRTIYDLEEEGVTPLRARIAERLEQSGPTVSQTVSRMERDGLLRVAGDRHLELTEKGRALAIAVMRKHRLAERLLVDVIGLPWEEVHAEACRWEHVMSEDVERRLVKVLNHPTTSPFGNPIPGLLDLGVGPDSGSDDGNLVRLTELPPGSPVAVVVRQLTEHVQGDIDLISRLKDAGVVPNARVTVETGVSGGVTILIPGHENVTLPHEMAHAVKVEKV; encoded by the coding sequence ATGAACGACCTGGTTGATACCACCGAGATGTACCTGCGCACCATCTACGACCTCGAAGAAGAGGGCGTGACGCCGCTGCGCGCCCGCATTGCCGAGCGGCTCGAGCAGAGCGGACCTACCGTCAGCCAGACCGTGTCCCGGATGGAACGTGACGGGCTCCTTCGTGTTGCGGGCGACCGCCATCTGGAACTCACCGAGAAGGGCCGCGCCCTGGCCATTGCCGTGATGCGCAAGCACCGCCTCGCCGAGCGGCTTTTGGTCGATGTCATCGGGTTGCCTTGGGAAGAGGTGCACGCCGAGGCATGCCGGTGGGAGCACGTGATGAGCGAGGATGTCGAGCGCCGGTTGGTCAAGGTGCTCAACCACCCCACAACCTCCCCGTTCGGCAACCCGATTCCGGGTCTGCTGGATCTCGGCGTGGGCCCGGACTCCGGCTCCGACGACGGGAACCTGGTGCGGTTGACCGAATTGCCGCCGGGATCGCCGGTGGCGGTGGTCGTCCGGCAACTCACCGAGCACGTCCAGGGCGACATCGACCTGATCTCCCGGCTGAAGGACGCCGGCGTGGTACCCAATGCGCGCGTGACCGTCGAGACCGGCGTGAGCGGCGGGGTGACCATCCTCATCCCGGGCCACGAAAATGTGACCCTGCCCCACGAGATGGCGCACGCGGTCAAGGTCGAGAAGGTCTGA
- the sigB gene encoding sigma-70 family RNA polymerase sigma factor SigB, with the protein MAQPTVGATSSRVDGDLDAQSPAADLVRVYLNGIGKTALLDAAGEVELAKRIEAGLYAEHLLQTRKRLGENRKRELQEVVRDGEAARRHLLEANLRLVVSLAKRYTGRGMPLLDLIQEGNLGLIRAMEKFDYTKGFKFSTYATWWIRQAITRGMADQSRTIRLPVHLVEQVNKLARIKRELHQNLGREATDEELAAESGIPVEKINDLLEHSRDPVSLDMPVGSEEEAPLGDFIEDAEAMSAENAVIAELLHTDIRSVLATLDEREHQVIRLRFGLDDGQPRTLDQIGKLFGLSRERVRQIERDVMCKLRHGERADRLRSYAS; encoded by the coding sequence ATGGCACAGCCCACAGTAGGGGCCACCTCAAGCCGGGTTGACGGCGATCTGGATGCTCAGAGTCCAGCAGCGGATTTGGTGCGGGTGTATCTCAACGGCATCGGCAAGACGGCGTTGCTCGACGCCGCCGGTGAGGTTGAGCTGGCTAAGCGCATCGAAGCCGGACTGTACGCGGAGCATCTGCTGCAGACGCGTAAGCGTCTCGGCGAGAACCGTAAGCGCGAACTGCAAGAGGTAGTGCGCGACGGCGAAGCCGCCCGGCGTCACCTGTTGGAAGCCAACCTGCGGTTGGTCGTGTCGCTGGCCAAGCGCTACACCGGCCGCGGCATGCCTTTGCTGGATCTCATCCAGGAAGGGAACTTGGGCCTCATCCGCGCGATGGAGAAGTTCGACTACACAAAGGGTTTCAAGTTCTCGACGTACGCCACCTGGTGGATCCGTCAGGCGATCACCCGCGGCATGGCCGACCAGAGCCGCACCATCCGGCTGCCCGTTCATCTCGTTGAGCAGGTCAACAAGCTGGCGCGAATCAAGCGGGAGCTGCACCAGAACCTCGGCCGCGAGGCCACCGACGAGGAACTTGCCGCCGAGTCGGGCATCCCGGTCGAAAAGATCAACGACCTGTTGGAGCACAGCCGCGACCCGGTGAGCCTGGACATGCCGGTCGGCTCGGAGGAAGAAGCCCCGCTGGGTGACTTCATCGAGGACGCAGAAGCCATGTCCGCGGAGAACGCGGTCATCGCCGAGTTGCTGCACACCGACATCCGCAGCGTGCTGGCCACTCTCGACGAACGGGAGCACCAGGTGATCCGGCTGCGCTTCGGTTTGGACGACGGCCAGCCGCGCACGCTGGACCAGATCGGAAAGCTGTTCGGCCTGTCCCGCGAGCGGGTCCGCCAGATCGAGCGGGATGTGATGTGCAAGCTGCGGCACGGCGAACGCGCCGACCGGCTGCGCTCATACGCCAGCTAG
- a CDS encoding DUF3099 domain-containing protein encodes MKRGPELGFDDDGRPVLITAAAPSYEVQHRARVRKYLTLMSFRIPALILAAVAYGAWHNGLISLLIVAVSIPLPWMAVLIANDRPPRSADEPRRFEESRRRTPLFPTAERPALEAKPSRHSAPQADGGFVDGYVDGYGDFRSQP; translated from the coding sequence ATGAAGCGCGGCCCCGAGTTGGGGTTCGACGACGATGGCCGACCCGTACTGATCACCGCCGCCGCACCCTCATATGAAGTCCAGCATCGTGCCCGGGTACGTAAGTACTTGACGCTGATGTCTTTCCGCATTCCCGCGCTCATCCTCGCGGCGGTCGCCTACGGCGCCTGGCACAACGGACTGATCTCACTGCTGATCGTGGCGGTCTCCATACCGTTGCCGTGGATGGCCGTTTTGATCGCCAACGACCGGCCACCCCGATCCGCTGACGAGCCGAGGCGATTCGAGGAGTCCCGTCGGCGCACGCCGCTGTTCCCCACCGCCGAGCGTCCGGCGCTGGAGGCCAAGCCGTCACGGCATTCGGCGCCGCAAGCTGACGGTGGCTTCGTGGACGGCTATGTGGACGGATACGGAGACTTCCGCAGCCAGCCTTAG
- a CDS encoding DUF3039 domain-containing protein, producing the protein MQTHTIERTDTDERVDDGTGSDTPKYFHYVKKDKIAESAVMGSHVVALCGEVFPVTRAAKPGSPVCPECKRIYERLKRD; encoded by the coding sequence ATGCAGACCCACACGATCGAGCGCACCGACACCGACGAACGCGTCGACGACGGGACCGGCAGCGATACCCCCAAGTACTTCCATTACGTCAAGAAGGACAAGATCGCCGAGAGCGCGGTGATGGGTAGCCACGTCGTCGCCTTGTGTGGCGAGGTGTTCCCGGTGACGCGCGCCGCGAAGCCGGGCTCACCGGTGTGCCCGGAATGCAAGCGGATCTACGAACGGCTCAAGAGGGACTGA
- a CDS encoding YihY/virulence factor BrkB family protein, whose protein sequence is MTAHAPPKPSRHHIWHIGKRTLSKAWDDSIFSESAEAGFWTCLSTPPLLLGMLGALAYVAPLFGPDTLDAIIKTVLSTTRNFFSPNVVNEIIQPTIRDITRTARGEVVSLGFFISLWAGSSAVSSFVDAVVEAHDQTPLRHPVRQRFFALFLYIVMLMFVVVTAPVAVVGPRKVSEHIPEGMQNLLHYGYYPALILGLMAGVTVLYRVALPVPLPTHRLIPGTVLATVVFLAATLILRFYLRWIGSTGYTYGALATPIAFLLFAYFGGFSIMIGAELNAAVQEEWPAPATHAHRLRKWLVARFGRGTEPVSTTAKQDTKQDTAAAEPSAEISPS, encoded by the coding sequence ATGACCGCGCATGCTCCGCCGAAGCCGTCCCGCCACCACATCTGGCACATCGGCAAGAGGACTCTGTCCAAAGCCTGGGATGACTCGATCTTCTCGGAGTCGGCCGAAGCAGGTTTTTGGACGTGCCTGTCCACCCCACCGTTGCTGCTGGGGATGCTGGGGGCGTTGGCCTACGTAGCGCCGTTGTTCGGTCCCGACACGCTGGACGCGATCATCAAAACGGTGCTCTCGACGACCCGCAACTTCTTCTCTCCCAACGTCGTCAACGAGATCATTCAACCCACGATTCGCGACATCACCCGAACCGCACGCGGCGAGGTGGTGTCGTTGGGTTTCTTCATTTCGTTGTGGGCGGGGTCGTCAGCGGTTTCGTCGTTCGTCGATGCCGTGGTCGAGGCGCACGACCAGACGCCGTTGCGACACCCTGTGCGGCAGCGCTTCTTCGCGCTGTTCCTCTACATAGTGATGCTGATGTTCGTGGTCGTGACCGCGCCAGTGGCGGTCGTCGGCCCGCGCAAGGTCAGCGAGCACATTCCCGAGGGCATGCAGAATCTGCTCCACTACGGCTACTACCCCGCCCTGATCCTGGGCCTGATGGCCGGGGTGACGGTTTTGTACCGGGTGGCGCTGCCGGTACCGCTGCCAACGCATCGACTGATACCCGGCACGGTGTTGGCGACCGTCGTCTTCCTCGCCGCGACGTTGATCCTGCGCTTCTACCTCAGATGGATCGGCAGCACCGGCTACACGTACGGAGCGCTCGCGACACCCATCGCGTTCTTGTTGTTCGCTTACTTCGGCGGTTTCTCCATCATGATCGGCGCCGAACTGAACGCCGCGGTCCAGGAGGAATGGCCGGCGCCTGCGACACACGCCCACCGGCTGCGCAAATGGTTGGTGGCGCGGTTCGGCAGGGGCACGGAACCGGTTTCAACGACCGCCAAGCAGGACACGAAGCAGGACACCGCGGCGGCCGAGCCGTCGGCGGAAATCAGTCCCTCTTGA
- a CDS encoding DUF7455 domain-containing protein yields MNATLTSPELTRADRCDRCGAAARVRAKLPSGAELLFCQHHANKHEAKLVELAAVLETSSSSV; encoded by the coding sequence ATGAACGCAACTCTGACCAGTCCCGAACTGACAAGAGCAGACCGCTGCGACCGCTGCGGTGCAGCGGCCCGTGTGCGTGCCAAGCTGCCCTCTGGAGCCGAGCTTCTCTTCTGCCAGCACCACGCCAACAAGCACGAGGCGAAACTGGTGGAATTGGCCGCGGTGTTGGAGACCAGCAGCAGCAGCGTCTAA
- a CDS encoding DUF952 domain-containing protein, with protein sequence MTATPDLLVHLCGSEDWSAARRLGGIHPSADIGFIHLSTPEQVHLPANRLYRGRRDLLLLHIDPLTLDSPVEWEPGVETDPESMLFPHLYGPLPLRAVIKATPYLPGEDGTFPPAAVPPAI encoded by the coding sequence ATGACTGCCACGCCTGACCTGCTGGTCCACCTGTGTGGCAGCGAGGATTGGTCAGCTGCCCGCCGTCTCGGCGGAATTCATCCCAGTGCCGATATCGGCTTTATCCATTTGTCGACTCCGGAGCAAGTGCATCTGCCCGCCAACCGCCTTTACCGTGGTCGACGCGATTTGCTCCTGCTCCATATTGACCCATTAACGCTTGATTCGCCCGTGGAATGGGAACCGGGTGTAGAGACAGATCCAGAGTCGATGTTATTCCCACACCTGTACGGGCCGCTGCCACTGCGCGCGGTTATCAAAGCCACGCCCTACCTGCCTGGGGAGGACGGGACCTTCCCGCCTGCGGCAGTGCCACCGGCGATTTAG
- a CDS encoding RidA family protein, which produces MPLPRQNVSSGSEFEAAVGYSRAVRVGPHVAVAGTTGSGDNVAAQARDALRRIEIALTQAGAALTDVVRTRIYITDIDRWREVGDVHAEVFGEVRPVATMVEVSALISPELLVEIEADAYLADAYADS; this is translated from the coding sequence ATGCCACTGCCCCGCCAGAATGTCTCGTCCGGGTCCGAATTCGAAGCCGCCGTCGGTTACTCGCGCGCCGTGCGAGTAGGGCCACACGTGGCGGTGGCGGGCACGACGGGCAGTGGTGACAACGTCGCTGCACAGGCACGGGACGCGTTGCGTCGCATTGAGATCGCGTTGACTCAGGCGGGAGCCGCACTCACCGATGTGGTGCGCACCCGCATCTACATCACCGATATCGACCGTTGGCGCGAAGTCGGCGACGTGCATGCAGAGGTTTTCGGCGAGGTTCGTCCGGTGGCCACGATGGTGGAGGTCTCGGCGCTGATCTCACCCGAGTTGTTGGTGGAGATCGAAGCCGACGCCTACCTTGCCGACGCTTACGCTGACAGCTAA
- a CDS encoding DUF4352 domain-containing protein, translating to MAVVAAGCGGVPHHSGPSLNDEVRVGKFMFTVTAISLGVPKTGTRTAQGTFVIVNLRVRNMVAVPQPVYCQDQTLKDRNGRRYDNAVNLDSHTDRTVIQPGKAVQIKCAFDVRKDSLPDSVTLRDSQYTSGVTVTLLR from the coding sequence GTGGCAGTTGTGGCCGCGGGTTGTGGGGGAGTGCCTCACCACTCCGGTCCTTCACTCAACGACGAGGTACGCGTCGGCAAATTCATGTTCACCGTGACTGCGATCAGTCTCGGCGTGCCGAAAACCGGAACCCGCACGGCGCAAGGCACTTTCGTCATCGTCAACCTCAGGGTGCGGAACATGGTCGCCGTGCCGCAACCCGTTTACTGCCAGGACCAGACGCTCAAAGACCGCAACGGCAGGCGATACGACAACGCCGTGAACCTCGATAGCCACACCGACCGCACAGTCATCCAGCCCGGCAAAGCGGTTCAGATCAAGTGCGCCTTCGATGTCCGGAAGGATTCGCTACCGGACAGCGTTACGTTGCGCGACTCGCAGTACACCAGCGGCGTGACGGTCACTCTTCTGCGGTGA
- a CDS encoding RNA polymerase sigma factor, whose product MAAIKAGPATEEPVKRTATKAAAKRTAAKAGNGAAPAKRASKAAGRTAKPEDEAADGAPKRTRAAKAPAKATRTAKAAPKDASAHDVVIDSDAELEVAEDLEADPDLAVEAVEDLEIEATDLVLDELEDDEVAADADDAEDEAVAVVPASPAAEEDEEISEPSEKDKASGDFVWDEDESEALRQARKDAELTASADSVRAYLKQIGKVALLNAEEEVELAKRIEAGLYATQLMSEMAERGEKLPAAQRRDMMWICRDGDRAKNHLLEANLRLVVSLAKRYTGRGMAFLDLIQEGNLGLIRAVEKFDYTKGYKFSTYATWWIRQAITRAMADQARTIRIPVHMVEVINKLGRIQRELLQDLGREPTPEELAKEMDITPEKVLEIQQYAREPISLDQTIGDEGDSQLGDFIEDSEAVVAVDAVSFTLLQDQLQSVLDTLSEREAGVVRLRFGLTDGQPRTLDEIGQVYGVTRERIRQIESKTMSKLRHPSRSQVLRDYLD is encoded by the coding sequence GAAGAGCCGGTGAAGCGGACCGCCACTAAAGCCGCGGCCAAGCGAACGGCCGCCAAGGCGGGTAATGGCGCGGCCCCCGCGAAGCGGGCCAGCAAAGCGGCCGGCCGGACCGCCAAGCCTGAAGATGAGGCGGCCGACGGCGCCCCCAAGCGGACCCGCGCGGCAAAAGCCCCCGCCAAAGCAACCCGTACCGCCAAAGCGGCCCCCAAGGACGCTTCCGCCCACGACGTCGTCATCGATTCTGACGCCGAACTGGAGGTTGCCGAGGACCTCGAGGCGGATCCCGACCTCGCGGTCGAAGCCGTCGAGGATCTGGAGATCGAGGCAACCGACCTGGTTCTGGACGAACTTGAGGACGACGAGGTAGCGGCGGACGCCGACGACGCCGAGGACGAAGCCGTTGCCGTCGTTCCCGCGAGCCCCGCTGCCGAAGAGGACGAGGAGATCTCCGAGCCCTCCGAAAAAGACAAGGCCTCTGGGGATTTCGTCTGGGATGAAGACGAGTCCGAAGCGCTGCGTCAGGCGCGTAAGGATGCCGAACTCACCGCATCCGCCGACTCGGTGCGCGCCTACCTGAAGCAGATCGGCAAGGTTGCGCTGCTCAACGCCGAGGAAGAAGTCGAGCTGGCGAAGCGGATCGAGGCGGGTCTGTACGCAACGCAGCTGATGAGCGAGATGGCCGAGCGGGGCGAGAAGCTGCCCGCCGCCCAGCGCCGCGACATGATGTGGATCTGCCGCGACGGTGATCGCGCCAAGAACCACCTGCTGGAGGCCAACCTCCGTCTGGTGGTGTCGCTGGCCAAGCGCTACACCGGCCGCGGCATGGCCTTCCTCGACTTGATCCAGGAAGGCAATTTGGGTCTGATCCGCGCGGTGGAGAAGTTCGACTACACCAAGGGCTACAAGTTCTCCACCTACGCGACGTGGTGGATCCGCCAGGCCATTACCCGCGCCATGGCTGACCAGGCCCGCACCATCCGTATTCCGGTGCACATGGTCGAGGTCATCAACAAGCTGGGCCGCATCCAGCGCGAGCTGCTGCAGGATCTGGGCCGCGAGCCCACCCCCGAAGAGCTCGCCAAGGAAATGGACATCACGCCGGAGAAGGTGCTGGAAATCCAGCAGTACGCCCGGGAGCCCATTTCGCTGGACCAGACCATCGGCGACGAGGGCGACAGCCAGCTGGGCGACTTCATCGAAGACAGCGAGGCCGTGGTCGCCGTCGACGCGGTGTCGTTCACCCTGCTCCAAGACCAGCTGCAGTCCGTGCTGGACACCCTCTCGGAGCGCGAGGCCGGCGTGGTGCGGCTGCGTTTCGGTCTCACCGACGGTCAGCCCCGCACCCTCGACGAGATCGGCCAGGTCTACGGGGTGACGCGGGAGCGCATCCGTCAGATCGAGTCCAAGACGATGTCGAAGCTGCGCCACCCCAGCCGGTCGCAGGTCCTGCGCGACTACCTGGACTAA